Proteins found in one Planococcus citri chromosome 2, ihPlaCitr1.1, whole genome shotgun sequence genomic segment:
- the ecd gene encoding protein ecdysoneless homolog — MPDILETVRSDDFVEYFIYLINEDESAPTKLQDIRKTIFSSYAPLLENYIWHKDEFNLREIVQSTDTIPSHLHGIVHYGENIEDEWFIVYLLMKISSQFDDVIIKVVDSDGEFILIEAANYLPKWVKPENSADQVYIHKGSVKISRALLKNTTRSSSVRTIIDEITKSKDLLPIEKSISRCISDRIQKYDDGLNESLHRSRAYLPAKIAALLDAKPGLIAPAVTAFCQRDLIDTRICKKMETFPPDDMVLRMVTFTKFNYAMIARHKMYPEKKSAWKLPPSSSPNFKEYHLGYKIACGFEILASKCSDKSKTDLKLSKKWNLYVEVLNKKGYFKDLIEGSKEYVELKNKARIYFLDNVGIEEADENNLVMNFLQTITFDVDSMKQEESKLPLSDDEKWMEISEEEFNKLLEEKFGVRGVNVSDSPEALSNTINKFLNSASGVEGVEFKNDNNLNAMDVDENNHSVNFDDNEFVSSIEKMLDIMNLEQDKSADSDISDSVDSDDCESEENATGEDAVTKSYMDLMDKELQGTCLSQSFVKKSTNQKTNSKSSPDDINSVDIDMNALTNMGKSCEESGGCNPTRILLHSMGLKLD, encoded by the exons ATGCCCGATATTTTGGAAACAGTAAGATCGGACGATTTCGTCGAATATTTCATCTATTTGATCAACGAAGATGAATCTGCGCCCACCAAATTACAAGATATACGGAAAACCATCTTCTCATCTTATGCTCCTCTTTTGGAAAACTACATCTGGCATAAAGATGAGTTTAATTTAAGAGAAATAGTCCAGTCAACAG ATACAATTCCAAGTCATTTACACGGTATCGTTCACTATGGAGAAAACATCGAAGATGAATGGTTCATTGTGTACTTACTCATGAAGATAAGTTCTCAATTTGACGATGTGATCATCAA GGTGGTCGATTCTGATGGTGAATTCATACTCATCGAGGCAGCTAATTATTTGCCAAAATGGGTGAAACCTGAAAATAGTGCAGATCAG GTGTATATTCACAAAGGTTCCGTAAAAATATCTCGTGCTTTACTCAAAAATACTACAAGATCATCTTCAGTTAGAACTATTATCGATGAAATAACTAAATCTAAAGATCTGTTGCCCATCGAGAAATCAATTTCACGTTGCATTTCAGATCGAATTCAAAA GTACGACGATGGTCTGAACGAATCACTACACCGAAGCAGAGCTTATTTACCAGCCAAGATAGCCGCTTTATTGGACGCGAAACCGGGTTTAATCGCTCCTGCTGTGACAGCTTTCTGTCAACGCGATTTAATCGACACGAGAATatgtaaaaaaatggaaacattcCCTCCAGATGATATGGTCTTAAGAATGGTCACGTTCACTAAATTCAACTACGCTATGATCGCTCGTCATAAAATGTATCCGGAGAAGAAATCTGCTTGGAAATTGCCACCGTCTTCTAGTCCTAATTTTAAAGAGTATCATTTAGGATATAAAATC GCTTgcggatttgaaattttagcttctAAATGTAGCGATAAATCGAAAACTGATTTAAAACTAAGTAAAAAGTGGAACCTTTATGTCGAAGTTCTTAATAAAAAGGGTTATTTCAAG GATCTTATTGAAGGTTCTAAAGAATACgtagaattgaaaaacaaagcCCGAATATATTTTCTCGACAATGTAGGCATCGAAGAAgccgatgaaaataatttagtCATGAATTTCCTTCAAACCATCACTTTCGATGTTGATTCTATGAAGCAAGAAGAATCGAAGCTGCCTCTTTCcgatg atgaaaaatggATGGAAATCAGCGAAGAAGAGTTCAATAAGCTTTTAGAAGAGAAATTTGGAGTCAGAGGAGTGAACGTGTCCGATTCACCGGAAGCTCTATCCAATACTATCAACAAATTTCTCAATAGTGCTTCCGGTGTAGAAggagttgaatttaaaaacgaTAATAATCTCAA tgctATGGACGTAGACGAAAATAATCATTCCGTTAATTTTGACGACAACGAGTTCGTGTCTTCTATTGAGAAAATGTTGG ATATCATGAATTTAGAGCAAGACAAATCGGCCGATTCAGATATAAGCGATTCTGTAGACAGCGATGACTGCGAATCAGAAGAAAATGCAACTGGAGAGGACGCTGTTACCAAATCCTATATGGATCTAATGGATAAAGAACTCCAGGGTACATGTTTATCTCAAAGTTTCGTCAAAAAATCCACCAATCAG AAAACCAACTCTAAATCGTCCCCAGATGACATTAATTCTGTCGACATCGACATGAATGCTTTGACTAATATGGGTAAATCTTGCGAAGAATCCGGCGGCTGTAATCCAACCAGAATCTTGTTACATTCCATGGGACTGAAATTAGATTGA